Proteins from a single region of Methanoculleus taiwanensis:
- a CDS encoding winged helix-turn-helix transcriptional regulator produces MHESCTVNQTVRYIAKRWTLLLILELYKGERYTRRFSELRDALSGITPKVLSERLKELEDEGILTRNVDATAFPVRTEYTLTESGLEIVDIIRDIKRWALKWKIDNIPCGEQDCKDCVL; encoded by the coding sequence ATGCATGAGTCATGCACAGTCAACCAGACGGTCAGGTACATCGCCAAACGGTGGACGCTCCTCCTCATCCTCGAGCTCTACAAGGGCGAGCGATATACCCGGCGTTTCTCCGAGCTCCGGGATGCACTCTCCGGCATCACACCGAAAGTCCTCTCCGAGCGGTTAAAAGAACTCGAAGATGAAGGGATCCTTACACGGAACGTTGACGCAACTGCATTTCCGGTCAGAACCGAGTACACCCTCACGGAGAGCGGGCTTGAGATCGTTGATATCATCCGGGATATCAAGCGCTGGGCCCTGAAGTGGAAGATCGATAATATCCCGTGCGGCGAGCAGGACTGCAAGGATTGCGTGCTCTGA
- the hcp gene encoding hydroxylamine reductase gives MFCYQCEETLKGTGCTVRGVCGKEDDIAAYQDVLIYLCKGISIRNLAAMEQGRGDPDAGLFIADALFAVLTNVNFDKARFAAMIAEAVAIRDGLPATGSPEPDACTWKPKDESDILEKALSVGTLSTADEDLRSLRSTLLFGLMGVAAYYTHAAVLGKTDDTITTFLQKGLASTTEDLTVPELVSLVLECGSVGVSVLALLDAANTSAFGKPEITAVKTTVGTRPGILITGHDLKDLEMLLEQSKDAGVDVYTHGEMLPAHAYPALKKYAHLHSNYGGSWPHQREEFEQFNGPVLFTTNCLVPPKDSYKNRLFTTGVTGFPDVPHISASPDGKKDFSQVIACAKSCQPPNALPGSGNDLITGCAHDAVLAIADKVVAAVKSGDIKRFIVMAGCDGRQKEREYYTEFAKALPGDAVILTAGCAKYRYNSLGLGTIGGIPRVIDAGQCNDCYSLVVIAQALAGAFGVGINDLPISYNIAWYEQKAVLVLLALFSLGVQDITLGPKLPGFVSPAVLDLLAKQFDLKPNTTVPADLRRMVGA, from the coding sequence ATGTTCTGTTACCAGTGTGAAGAGACGCTGAAAGGGACCGGATGCACGGTCAGAGGCGTCTGCGGGAAGGAAGATGATATCGCTGCATACCAGGATGTGCTGATCTATCTCTGCAAGGGGATCTCGATCCGGAACCTTGCAGCAATGGAGCAAGGCAGAGGGGATCCTGACGCAGGGCTGTTCATCGCGGACGCGCTCTTTGCAGTGCTGACCAATGTCAACTTTGACAAGGCCCGGTTCGCGGCCATGATCGCCGAGGCCGTCGCGATCCGGGATGGGCTTCCCGCGACCGGCAGCCCGGAACCGGATGCCTGTACCTGGAAACCGAAGGATGAAAGCGATATTCTTGAAAAAGCATTATCTGTCGGGACGCTCTCGACAGCAGACGAGGATCTCCGCTCGCTCCGATCAACACTTCTCTTCGGTCTCATGGGGGTTGCCGCATACTACACGCACGCCGCCGTTCTGGGAAAGACCGATGATACCATCACGACATTCCTGCAGAAAGGGCTTGCCTCCACGACAGAGGATCTTACGGTTCCGGAGCTGGTCAGCCTCGTGCTGGAGTGCGGGAGCGTCGGCGTCAGTGTCCTTGCCCTGCTCGATGCCGCCAACACATCGGCATTTGGAAAACCGGAGATTACCGCCGTAAAGACGACCGTGGGGACACGGCCGGGCATCCTGATTACCGGTCACGACCTGAAAGATCTTGAGATGCTGCTCGAGCAGTCAAAGGACGCTGGCGTGGATGTCTATACCCACGGCGAGATGCTCCCGGCCCACGCGTATCCCGCGTTGAAGAAATACGCCCACCTGCATAGCAACTACGGTGGTTCGTGGCCGCACCAGCGCGAGGAGTTTGAGCAGTTCAACGGCCCGGTTCTCTTCACGACCAACTGCCTCGTCCCGCCAAAGGACTCCTACAAGAACCGCCTCTTCACAACCGGCGTCACCGGGTTCCCGGACGTCCCGCATATATCCGCGTCCCCGGACGGGAAGAAGGATTTCTCGCAGGTCATTGCATGCGCAAAGAGCTGCCAGCCGCCCAACGCACTCCCGGGAAGTGGCAACGATCTCATCACCGGTTGTGCGCACGATGCCGTCCTTGCAATTGCGGACAAGGTTGTCGCAGCGGTCAAGAGCGGTGATATAAAACGGTTCATTGTCATGGCAGGGTGCGACGGCCGGCAGAAGGAGCGCGAGTATTACACGGAATTTGCAAAGGCGCTCCCCGGTGATGCGGTCATCCTTACAGCAGGCTGCGCCAAGTACCGGTACAACAGCCTCGGGCTTGGAACGATCGGCGGGATCCCCCGCGTAATCGATGCCGGGCAGTGCAATGACTGTTACTCGCTGGTTGTGATCGCACAGGCACTCGCCGGGGCATTCGGTGTCGGCATCAATGACCTGCCGATCTCCTACAACATCGCGTGGTACGAACAGAAGGCCGTGCTCGTTCTCCTCGCCCTGTTCTCGCTTGGTGTGCAGGACATCACGCTCGGCCCGAAACTGCCGGGATTCGTTTCGCCGGCTGTGCTGGATCTGCTCGCCAAACAGTTCGACCTCAAGCCCAACACCACCGTACCGGCTGATCTTCGCCGGATGGTCGGAGCCTGA
- a CDS encoding sugar phosphate isomerase/epimerase family protein, with the protein MFGISTYCLHRELLETALDALAPVTDYVEVMDEGLHYLESAEPLESYSFACSIHAPSRGVNIASLLEPIRRASVEVLVDTFALAGELDADVVVHPGYYAWREERERAVAKFQQSLDELQQAADEYSVSFTVENMGNWEYFFLRTPDELPLIDGIGFALDVGHANLNDGSLEGFLAHPIAHFHLHDNDGGKDTHSPVGEGTIDFCAVMDAVRRNNVIPIVEVDTFEGVLASIEALKKL; encoded by the coding sequence ATGTTTGGCATCTCCACGTACTGCCTTCACCGCGAACTGCTCGAGACGGCGCTCGATGCGCTCGCACCGGTCACCGACTACGTCGAGGTGATGGATGAGGGGCTGCACTACCTGGAATCCGCAGAGCCCCTCGAGAGTTACTCGTTTGCCTGCTCCATCCATGCACCGAGCCGCGGCGTGAATATCGCAAGCCTCCTCGAACCGATCCGGAGGGCGAGCGTCGAGGTGCTCGTCGATACCTTCGCCCTTGCCGGGGAGCTCGATGCCGACGTAGTCGTGCACCCGGGGTATTACGCGTGGCGCGAGGAGCGGGAACGCGCGGTGGCGAAGTTCCAGCAGTCCCTCGACGAACTGCAACAGGCGGCGGACGAGTATTCGGTCTCGTTCACCGTTGAAAATATGGGCAACTGGGAGTACTTCTTCCTCCGGACGCCCGATGAACTCCCGCTGATCGACGGGATCGGGTTTGCACTCGACGTTGGGCATGCCAACCTCAATGATGGCAGCCTCGAGGGATTCCTCGCTCATCCGATTGCCCACTTCCACCTCCACGACAACGACGGCGGTAAGGATACCCACTCTCCCGTCGGGGAAGGGACGATCGACTTTTGCGCGGTGATGGATGCGGTGCGGAGAAACAACGTCATCCCTATCGTCGAGGTTGATACGTTCGAAGGCGTGCTGGCAAGTATTGAGGCGCTAAAAAAGCTCTGA